Below is a genomic region from Gillisia sp. Hel_I_86.
TCTTCTGAACAAGCTTTCAAGGAAATTGCACTGGAAATTTTTAGATTTCAATATGCCAACAATCCGGTATATCGAAAGTTTTCAGATTTGTTAAAAATAGATCCGAAGCGGATAAACAGGATTGAAAAAATTCCTTTTTTACCTATAGGCCTTTTTAAGTCTCATACTATATTATCTTCTGAAGAACCTATCCAGAAAACATTTACTAGCAGTGGCACTACGGGTACTAAAACCAGTAAGCATTATGTGACAGATCTCGCGGTTTACGAGCAGAGTTTCAATCTAGGTTTTAAAAAGTTCTACGGGGATATTGAAGATTATGTGGTTTTAGCGCTCTTGCCTTCTTATCTGGAACGGGATGGTTCTTCTTTAATTTACATGGCGCAGCATTTAATTGAAGAAAGTGCACATCCGGATAGTGGATTCTATCTTAATAACCTTGCTGAATTAAAAGAAAAATTGATTTCCTTGGATAACAAAGGCCAAAAAGTGCTACTTATTGGGGTGTCTTTTGCCTTATTGGATCTTGTAGAAGACTTTCAGTTTAAACTGAAGAATACCATAGTTATGGAAACAGGCGGCATGAAAGGCAGGCGCAAAGAAATGATTAGGGAGGAACTGCATAGTATTCTAAAAAAGGGTTTTGGTGTAGCTACCATACATAGTGAATATGGAATGACAGAATTATTGTCACAGGCATATTCCGCAGGAAATGGGATTTTTGATTGCCCTCCTTGGATGAAAATCTTGATTCGGGATCCTGAAGATGCACAATCTTTTCTCGAAAATAATAGTACCGGCGGAATTAATGTGATAGATCTCGCAAATATTAATTCCTGCTCTTTTATTGCAACCCAAGATCTTGGTAAAAAGCACGCAAACAATTCGGTAGGAATTATGGGAAGGTTTGATAACAGCGATATACGCGGGTGCAACCTAATGGTACTTTAAGCACACCAAATCACTTTCTGTTTTAGCGAAAAAAAATAGAAAAACTTTCAAAAAAGTGTAATGAAAAAGAAATTTTTCGAACTAATAACTGTAAACATAATTTTTGGTTAGGTTTTTGTTTACAATAAGCTATATGAATTTTTTCATATTGGATTGGTTAGTTAGTTGCAAAGCCCTTTAACATCTTAATGTTTAGGGGCTTTTGCATTATACCACTCTTAAAATATAGGTATTTCTCTTCCCTTTATTAATGATAACATATTTGTTATTTATAAGATCTGATTGAGAAATAAGGTAATCCTCCCCCACTTTTTCTTTATTTACAGAGATAGAATTTTCTTTTAAAGCTCTTCTTGCCTCTCCATTGGAATTTAAAAATCCTGTTTTAGCGGCTAAAGCGGCAATCATGTCCAATCCGGCATCTATATCGGCTCGTTCGATTTCTGCCTGCGGTACTCCTTCAAAAATATCCAAAAAGGTAGCTTCGTTTAAACTTCTAAAATCGGCCGCAGTACTTTTTCCGAAGAGCACATTTGAAGCTTTTACCGCATTCTCAAAATTTTCTTCCCCATGTACCGTAATCGTTACTTCTTCAGCCAAACGTTTTTGGAGTGATCTTAAATGAGGCTCTTTTGAGTGTTCTGCTATTAGCTCCTCAATCGTTTTTTGATCCAGAAATGTAAAGATCTTGATATATTTTTCAGCATCTTCATCACTGGTATTTAACCAATATTGGTAAAATTTATAAGGAGACGTCCTATTTGCATCCAACCATACATTCCCACCTTCACTCTTACCAAACTTGCTACCATCACTCTTGGTGATTAAAGGGCAGGTAAGCGCAAAGCCTTTTCCGTTTCCAATCCTTCTAATAAGCTCGGTTCCGGTCGTGATATTTCCCCACTGGTCGCTTCCGCCCATTTGCAGGGTGCAGGCCTGATTTCTATATAAATGAACAAAATCGTAACCCTGTACCAATTGATAGGTGAACTCCGTAAAAGACATTCCTTCGGTATCTTCTCCAGAAATCCTGTTTTTCACAGAATCTTTGGACATCATATAATTTACCGTAATATGCTTGCCTACATCCCTTATGAAATCCAGAAAAGAAAATTCTTTCATCCAGTCGTAATTGTTCACTAAAATCGCTTCATTTTTTTCTCCTGAAGAAAAATCCAGAAAATGTGAAAGTTGTTTTCGCACGCATTCTTGATTATGCCTTAAAGTGGCTTCATCCAAAAGGTTACGTTCGCTAGATTTCCCAGATGGATCCCCTATCATTCCTGTTGCCCCACCTACCAAGGCTACCGGTTTATGTCCACAACGCTGAAAATGTGCCAACAACATAATGGGTACCAAGTTCCCAATATGCAAGGAATCTGCAGTTGGGTCGAAACCTATATATGCAGCACGCATTTCTTCCAGCAAGTGCTCTTCGGTCCCGGGCATCATATCGTGCATCATGCCTCTCCAGGTAATTTCCTCAACAAAATTCATAAGTATATTATTTTCAATATTAATTCTAAAAAATTCTTTTATGTATATCCGTTTTATGTCCTAAAAGTTCTTTTGTCACCCTGAATTTATTTCAGGGTCTCATATCGTATTGATTCCCATTGAAATGAGATGCTGAAACAAGTTCGGCATGACGACAATTCCGCATCGTCACCCCGAACTGGTTTCAGGG
It encodes:
- a CDS encoding acyl transferase; translated protein: MDPEKIFSISSEQAFKEIALEIFRFQYANNPVYRKFSDLLKIDPKRINRIEKIPFLPIGLFKSHTILSSEEPIQKTFTSSGTTGTKTSKHYVTDLAVYEQSFNLGFKKFYGDIEDYVVLALLPSYLERDGSSLIYMAQHLIEESAHPDSGFYLNNLAELKEKLISLDNKGQKVLLIGVSFALLDLVEDFQFKLKNTIVMETGGMKGRRKEMIREELHSILKKGFGVATIHSEYGMTELLSQAYSAGNGIFDCPPWMKILIRDPEDAQSFLENNSTGGINVIDLANINSCSFIATQDLGKKHANNSVGIMGRFDNSDIRGCNLMVL
- the tyrS gene encoding tyrosine--tRNA ligase: MNFVEEITWRGMMHDMMPGTEEHLLEEMRAAYIGFDPTADSLHIGNLVPIMLLAHFQRCGHKPVALVGGATGMIGDPSGKSSERNLLDEATLRHNQECVRKQLSHFLDFSSGEKNEAILVNNYDWMKEFSFLDFIRDVGKHITVNYMMSKDSVKNRISGEDTEGMSFTEFTYQLVQGYDFVHLYRNQACTLQMGGSDQWGNITTGTELIRRIGNGKGFALTCPLITKSDGSKFGKSEGGNVWLDANRTSPYKFYQYWLNTSDEDAEKYIKIFTFLDQKTIEELIAEHSKEPHLRSLQKRLAEEVTITVHGEENFENAVKASNVLFGKSTAADFRSLNEATFLDIFEGVPQAEIERADIDAGLDMIAALAAKTGFLNSNGEARRALKENSISVNKEKVGEDYLISQSDLINNKYVIINKGKRNTYILRVV